In the genome of Dermacentor variabilis isolate Ectoservices chromosome 5, ASM5094787v1, whole genome shotgun sequence, one region contains:
- the LOC142582861 gene encoding follistatin-related protein 1-like, producing MRLSHAWFLFIAHWASAASVPVKDDFSDSQLDICAAVICRPGRVCRILDNGLASCQCVQHCPSHYKPVCGTNGVTYDNHCLLHKDACVWQKHISNKHKGVCKKSKVKQPHHKYHQKPVVCFQHERDRIRRHFVELLESKVSHDRRYPRVVDDVFDSCDHDADDFLSTHELSKCVRRNNTMFHSWLKHRGELAATLCVDAMVEVADKNSDWLLSRREFQGFMRPSYHPPIKSCPLEDRYYKDGDEIMIDCSNCVCAGGNWSCASFPCELKAPKHKKGHHHKKNNNISD from the exons ATGAGGCTTTCACAC GCGTGGTTCCTTTTCATCGCTCATTGGGCATCCGCTGCGTCG GTGCCGGTTAAGGATGACTTCTCAG ACAGTCAGCTGGATATCTGCGCCGCTGTGATCTGCCGGCCCGGACGAGTGTGCCGGATATTGGACAACGGCCTAGCGTCATGCCAATGTGTTCAGCACTGCCCATCCCACTACAAGCCCGTATGCGGCACCAACGGAGTGACGTACGACAACCACTGCCTACTTCACAAAGATGCATGCGTGTGGCAGAAACACATATCCAACAAGCACAAGGGAGTCTGCAAAAAAT CCAAAGTCAAGCAGCCTCATCACAAGTATCACCAGAAACCAG TTGTTTGCTTCCAGCATGAAAGGGATCGCATTCGAAGGCACTTTGTGGAACTTCTGGAATCTAAG GTTTCACATGACAGGCGCTACCCTAGGGTTGTGGATGACGTTTTTGACAGCTGTGACCACGATGCTGATGATTTCCTGAGCACACACGAGCTTTCAAAGTGTGTGCGGCGAAACAACACAATGTTCCATTCATGGTTGAAGCACAGAGGGGAACTGGCAGC AACCCTCTGCGTTGATGCCATGGTGGAGGTTGCAGACAAGAACTCTGATTGGTTGCTTTCTCGACGAGAGTTTCAGGGCTTCATGCGGCCATCTTATCACCCACCTATCAAAA GTTGCCCCTTGGAGGACCGCTACTATAAAGACGGAGATGAAATAATGATTGATTGCAGCAATTG TGTCTGCGCTGGCGGCAACTGGTCCTGTGCTAGTTTTCCATGTGAATTGAAGGCACCCAAGCACAAGAAAG